In Ascaphus truei isolate aAscTru1 chromosome 2, aAscTru1.hap1, whole genome shotgun sequence, the genomic stretch CCAAGACGCAatatgcaaaacctgcgcaatgctccacacagtggacacaatacacataccacacaatctggagtacaaaatcagaggaaggttcacctgttcctccagcaatgtcatgtatctcatcatgtgcatgaaatgcccagggggctgctactacataggtgagacggacAGGGGCTACACAAGAGCTTGAATCTGCATTGctgcagcatcacacgcggaaaaagagacagtcctgtcagcgAACAATTCTCTGACtatggccataagatgaacgatctgaaggtggccatactcaaaggtaatcttagaacaccgaaagagagacggttgcatgaatacaaatttagcaactgttcgggacacttagcggtggcctaaaccaagaccgaagttttatgagtcattactgacacaagtgaactctcttcccatgagtgctaaaggccatgtctatacatactgtgctatatgtatgcacacacagctgtctcttacacgtacaaatactctatgtaattccatccctatataccaatagggaccaaatagtatctacacacacttttagtaatgcaacagcctcttacatttccacacctatccacaccattgatatacactcccactccacacacaccttttgtaaagtactgtatacactgtgggctcttcattcatttatattttctctctctctctctctcacacatccctaacattcagggactatttaacacctgtagtcataaatcgcatactacacagggggggtgttaggtttcagtcacagataacattcctttatgccctgtttttaagttaaacccttgcctgctttattcaatgtaccatcgccggaagaagagatcagtgtatctcgaaagctcgcacaaataaaagcatttagttagccacagaacggtatcgtttttgattatatatatatacacacacacacacacacacacacaaacatgtgtatatatatatatatatatatatatacaaaaaatatatatacacacacacgtgtatgtatatatctatatatagtatgtatatgtgtgtatgtgtgcatgtatatatatatatatatatatatatatatatatatatacatatatatatatatacatatacatatacacacacacaaacatatatatatacacacatacatacattctaaaaacataataaaacacaATAACAGTTATTTAAATGAATGTGTAATCTGTTAGTGTCGATGAGAGTAATATAAATGACTAGAGACTTCTTGTAGCTGCTATATAACTGGCCTGGACTAGTCTCTTACTCAGTATTCGAGGACACAGATTACCAAGGAGTCGAGATGAAAATGgaaacaaataacaaaaaaactGCCAGCCTCCCCAAGGAAAGTAATACACGGTGATATAActaggataataataataaaaaggtgttgatcACAATAATGAGGTCACAGCTCTGTGCACTCACGgtattcagtctatttgccaccCGGTGCTCAGTAACAGTGGTCCCGTGGTCAAACGGCTACCATCGACACTCCAGAGGTACAAGTACTGGCGCTCGTGGGGTCTTGTGTAAAAGGTATCAAATGTATTTAATGATCGGTTAATTTCACAAGACCACACGAATGCCCCTATTTCTTGTACCTCTGGATCACAATAATGCGCTAGATGTTATAAAAGTCCCAGTAGAAACAGCACAACACAAAGTATAGGAGGTGCTATGTCTAACCCAAAATGAAATTAAAAGACTCCAGGATGAAAGTTTGTTTTCCGAGGGTTCCTCAGCTGATTGTTCACCCCGTCTCTTATTTGTTGCTTTTCTACTCGTCCCAAGATAAAAAAGTATTCGCCCAAGCAGGAAAGGAGCTTGTTCTTCACATTGACTGGGATGGCTCTCTTCTGGTGGGTGCCATTATAGTTGGCCATGTGGCACCACTGGAGATAGGTGGGAAGGGGTACAAGGGAGCGAAACACCAGCCCGGCAAACCTCAGCAAACTGCCCTGTGAGGCCACATAGAGTTTTTCAATCCGCTCGCTGTTGATATGGCACATCTCAATATCGGGCAGGCAGGGTCCATGTCCCCTAGCTAGATAGCTTGCATCCAGTTTGGGCATTTTTGGTGGAGGGGAATGAGATATGATAATGGTGGGTGAAGAAGTCTGTGGCTGGGGAATGGCTGGAGGAGACAGATGTTTGGTGGAACCAGTCAACAATCCATTAGTTAAGGATGGCAATTTGCCAATGGAAGGATGCTGAATCACTGGTGGGTATTTCAGTTTCTTTTCAGCTTTTTTCCGCTTGGCCTTTATCACTCCCTTGCGGATCTTGTGAACTTTCACTGGAACAGTGGATTCCCGCAGTTTGCTGGACGTTGATAAGGTGGCGGAGGTCTTTAGCACTTTCTTAACACTAAATGGTCCCTTTAGCTTTTTCCGTTTCATCAGTTTAACAAATTCTGGGGTGGAATCAGATGTCTTTTCAGATGGAGCTTCCGGACTGTTCGATGATGCAGAGTAAAGCTCCACATCTGACGGTGAATGCGTCTCGGCTGTTGTTCGGCTACCAAGGAGGAAGGCAGAGGTTAAAGTGGGCATTATTATCTGAATTTCTGGTGATATAGAACGAATGTTCGGCAAAGTGGGCATCATTATCTGGAAGTCGGGGGACATAGCAGGGGTGGGCTGAAAAGTAGGCATCATTATCTGAATGTCTGGAGATATAGCAGTGGTGGTCTTCAAAGTAGGTATCATTATCGGATTGTCGGGGGACCTAGAAGTGGTGGTCTGCAAAGTAGGCATCATTATCTGAATGTCTGGAGACATAGCAGTGGTGGTCTTCAAAGTAGGCATCATTATCGGATTGTCAGGGGACCTCGCAGTGGTGGTCTGCAAAGTAGGCATCGTTTTCTGAATGTCTGGAGACATAGCCGTGGTGGTCTTCAAAGTAGGCATCATTATCTGATTGTCGGGGGATCTAACAGTGGTGGTCTGCAAAGTAGGCATTATCCGGATGTCGGGGGACCTAGCAGTGGTGGTCTGCAAAGTAGGCATAATTATCTGAATGTCGGGGGCCATAGCAGTGGCAGTACATACAGGGCTGGATTGCAAATTGGGCAGGTTTACAGTAGGGACCTCCATAGCTTCTGGCTCTTCTGAGAAGACAAGCAAACTCTGAGCACCCAGAGGGCTGGTGCATTCTCGCTCCTTTGTCACGGGTGTATCAGCCTGAAAACTAGGCGTATCATAGCTGGGGATGGAGAGGCAAAAGTCTGGCTCCTCTTTAGGTGAGTAAGGCATCTCTGCAATGTACTCAGGTGGATTTGTGATACTATAATCTATGGGTGCTTCGTAAGGAAATAACCCCTGGCTGATCTCCTCCAGCTTCCCCAGGATGTCCCGATGAGACTGCTCCATGTACGCCCGGATCTTCCGCTGCTCTTTCTTCAGTCCCTGAAGACTCTGAATGATTAGTTGTCTCTCCTTACGATCATCCAGCGAGGTGCGCTGAAGAACGCCCATCCGACGTTGGAGGGCAGCCAGACTCCATCCTTTCATTCCGTTCATCTTCGCCCGGAGCAGCAACTTctgaaacaaaaacacaaaaaaacagtgAGCAGGATGGGGGGAAATCATTCTGAATCACATGGTACCGCGATCAACACCAACTACAAATTAATCCTCAAGATGAAGCAATGCCCTTCACTGTTAGTGAGGCCTACAGTAGACTAAAATGTCCATTTTGCTATAAAATGGAACAAGTATCCTATCAGTTTCCCAACACCACGCACACAAAATACAAGTGGATGGTTAATTTTCCCTCATCAGGATAATGACCTCATCAGTATTCCTGACCTCTGATTAATGAAGAAAACAATTAGTCGGACAGCACTCCAACAAAAGAATAAGGTTCGATCAACTGAAATATATACCAGCCTGCCAGCCAGTGGGGGAACAGGGGAGATTACGCATTGGGTGATAGGAGACAGACTGCACTACACTAAAAGAAATACAACATACCTTTCTTCTGCTTCGGGAATGTGGGGAATGGGCTTAAAGAATGGATTTAGggctcgaaacgttgccccctgaCTTCCGGAACTATTTATACTTGGATTGCTCCCTACCACTATACATTTTGATTTCTAACACCCCCATGACACATTCAACGTGATCCAGATCAGTTCGGTATACATTTGAATGCAAATGAGTATATCTCGCTACTTGGTTAAAGTGCATATGTGTTACTATTACAATATATTGGCTTTCactgtgtgttgatgttttctCTGGCATAACGCCAGTGGTATTATATTTCGTTTTTATACCAATTGAACAcggtctttcttttttttttgcaattaccATTTTGGGACTATACAATCATTATTTTGGGCTTTCATTCTTTGTATGGCCCCGATGACAATTTTAAGTTTTGACCTCTAGTTTCAGTTCTTCACTAACCTCCAAGGTGTCCTTGTCATCTGAATAGGCAGAGACGGGGTGTCGAGAGGGCATTGTCTTACTGAAGTAACAGTTCTTACCTTTGACAATGAAGCACCTAAGCCAGACTCCCTTTTTATTCTGGGAACTGCAAGAAAACAGCAAGGGGACAGATAGCATAACAACAGGGAGGCAACACTGAAAAAGCAAGTCACAATATACAAGGAAAAAGGCCTAAAATCTAAATTTCAGTCCAGCTGAATTCGTACAGAACCCCTGCAGCctacatctgcgtcaccccaaaggcgggacgtctgaaagggttccccaagagATGCTCccatctgcacagaaccagcatgctaagggttaacatctgggATTGCTTGCTGCTTGTGTGTTTCGtctgccccaccctctgcagcgtTTATGACTCTGGACAAAGGAATGTCAAAGTCCAGCTGAACTCATTCAGAACCCCTTCAGCccacatctgcgtcgccccaaaggcagagAGCCGAAGGGTGTCAGCCGTCTGCTGCCGATCACTGCTCTTACAGCTGCTCGGATACTGGGGTGCATAAagtctcctaacacagcacattgcaggcctatcctacctcttctaacacagcacattgcaggcctatcctacctcttctaacacagcacattgcaggcctatcctacctcttctaacacagcacattgcaggcctatcctacctcttctaacacagcacattgcaggcctatcctacccctcctaacacagcacattgcaggcctatcctacctcttctaacacagcacattgcaggcctatcctacctcttctaacacagcacattgcatccctatcctacctcttctaacacagcacattgcaggcctatcctacccctcctaacacagcacattgcaggcctatcctacctcttctaacacagcacattgtaggcctatcctacctcttctaacacagcacattgcatccctatcctacctcttctaacacagcacattgcaggcctatcctacccctcctaacacagcacattgcaggcctagcctacctcttctaacacagcacattgtaggcctatcctacctcttctaacacagcacattgcaggcctatcctacctctcctaacacagcacattgcaggcctatcctacctcttctaacaaaaTGTCAACCTTGTCTTTAACTGTATGCCGTATATCAACCGTCCCCCTGGCTCACCCACACTCATTTTCAATGAGTTCGACTGCTTCCTTTCTTCACTCTCGCCCTCTCCCAACCCCCTTATCCTCGGTGACTTTAACCTCGACAACCCCACCTTTGCTTCTGCCTTCATCCCCCTCATCTCCGCCTTTGGACTCTCTCTCACCAAATCTCGCCCCACCCACATACACGGAGCCACCCTCGATGTCATCCTCACGGCAAGATACCATGCAGAGTCCCCCCTCCACACTTCTTGTCCCACCTGTCGATCACCTCCTCCTCTCCATCATCCTTTGCATCACGTTTCGTGCCCCTCCTCACCACTCATCCCATCCTTCGCAGAAACCTAAAATCCATTGATCCATCCTCCCTTATCTCCTCCACCTCATCACTCCTCACCCCAGTCACACAATTTTCCTCTCTCCCACTGAACTCTACCCTATCCATCCTCAAGcctgccttatcctcctccctCGACTCAATCACACCACTCCACCCTGTGCATCCCACCACAAAGCCACCTCAACCCTGGCTCACCTGCCAACTCAAAACATTCTGTCTCTCCCTTCACACAGCCAAGAGATCATGGAAATCTTTCCGTTCCTCATCCTCACTTGCCAACTTCCAATCCTTCCACCATCAAATCACAAAATCACAAATATGCGATAGCATCCTTACCACCTCACTTTCACCTCATTCACGCCAACTGTTCTCCACCCTAAACAATCTGCCTGATCCTCTCTCTCGccaaagcccctcacctcctaCTTCTCACAAAAAATTAACAACAGCCATGCTTCCTTCCCCACTGCTGCCCTCgctccacccacccactcatttcCCCTCCTTCTGCCCAAACTCTGATGAATATCTCCTCCCAATCAAACGCTCTCATCCCACCAAATCCCCTTCTGACCCCATTCCAcactccctcctcacactcctccTCCCCTATCTCTCCTACGTCTCCCTATCGAGAGGACAATACCCAGACTCCTTCAAACGGTGGTAGTCATCACTCTCctcaaaaaaaaaacctctcaacCATGCCCACCTCTAcaactttctctctcactccttccaTATTTCTTAAAACTCCGATTGCATCGTTCACAACCAACTCTCCACCTTCATCCAcacccattccctccctcccattGTCCAGTCTGGCTTCCACCCCTCACACTCTACTAAAACTGCACACTTCACCATCCACAACTTTCTCTCCCAAGCTCGCTACTCCAAACTCTCTTCCATCCTCCTCGACCTCTCATCAGCCTTTGACATCAATCACCTTACTCACCTCCACCCTCATCAACCTTGGCATCACTGACACCACcctctcatcctacctctcccaccgCTCCCACTGTCACCATCAACAATTCATCCTCTCTGTCCACCAGCCTCCAAGTGGGTGTGCTCCAAGGCGCCATCCTTGGtcctctcctcttttccctctacactccctcccccccctctttgacCTCATCTCCTCCCATGAATTCAACATCCATTTTTTTGCAGATGACATCCAAATTTATTTCTCCTTCCCACTATTCTCACCTGAACTTTCCACCCATATATCTCTGTCTACCTTTCTGCCATTTCCACCTGGATGTCCTCCCATTTCCTACATATTAACCCAGCTAAGACTTTCTTGCTTCCCGCTCCCTTCCATCCACCCCCAATCCCCCCatctcctttgccccccctcccccttgggttGCAACCTTGGAGTCACCTTTGACCCTTCTCTCCTTTTCGCCCAACACATCACGTATACAACAtaagaaaaatgtgtccactcatttctctcttctctctccttggCCAAACTTCTCATCCACTCCCTCTTCTTCACTCATCTGGACTACAATTCCCTTCTCCTTGGTCTTCCCCTCTACTCTTCCATACCCCTCCAACAAATCCAAAACGCTGAAGCCCATAGACGTCTTAATCACCCCCGCTCTGTCCTTCTCTCACAACTCCACTGGCTACACATCCAACAACTTTCCCTCTTCAAATTCCTCAAGTTTGAGCACTTCTCTCTCGCTACACCCCTTCCCGTCCTCTTCGCTCCGACTGCCACAACCATCACTCCCCCCTCCAGCCCCCTGTGCCTCCTCTCGATTCAGATCCTTTGCCTTACTCGCCCCCCTCCACTTAAAACTAGCTCCCCCACTACCAGTGCTGCACCGAGGGAGTCGCGTGCCCTGGGCAGGTCGCCCCTCCTCCAGTAACGTCAAATGGTGCTGCAACGTCACGTGACGATGCGGTGCCGTGATAACGTGGCGCCACGTGATGTTCCGTTGTCATCGAAACGCACCGCCACGTGACGTCGGACCCTGAAAGAGGAGACGGCAAAAGGAAAGTGCATGTGCGCTCTAACCCcggtgccatctttaaatgtccggcAATGTCGAGGTCGAGGTGTCGCGTCGTAGTGGTAGGCACGGGACTCAGAGCAGCGGCGCAAGCAAAGGACATTAACACGCCACGGACAAGAGCAAATCCAGAGACTTGACCAGAACCAATGCACACtcaccaagcaagctctcaatgcacctaacccatagcccgaccataatgttcccgcTGCAGTGACATTTGAACAATTACTGTATCATCTAATCCAGGGGTGCACCAACTGCGGGGCGCGGtgcttgcagaggccccacggtCTTCCCCATAGCATTTAAATCAAACGCCGGGGGAgtgcacaaggcctctgtaattcCCTTGCCTGATCTCCCGCGGCTTCtggtgatgcgttgccatggcagggGATGTACTGCTGTATTTAGGGGTGCCCTATTACCCACTGAAAATATCATGTACTTGGACATGCGCAATATGCAAATGGGACTTTCTGGGAGAAGGGTCTTTACTGATGTATTAAGTGGGCTACTGATTAAGCCCAATTAAGTATAAAAAACCCGTTAAAGTGTATTAAATTAATCAGAGCCAATGACAAGGTAACGTTTCTGGACAAAGAGTCCCTTTGTTTGGTCTGAAGAAGAGACTCTTTGTGCAGAAACGTTACCTTGTCATTGGCTCTGATTAATTTAATACACTTTGAAGTTTTTTGACTCTACCACCGtcttttgtgtgctccttctatTTCTTGTTTATTGCTATTAcgtggatccagctttgggacgccgaGATCAGCAGGAGGTGAGCACCAAAAGGGAATACACTGCAAATGTATTTTtctaaacagtggtgtgccatgtATACCTTCTCTTTTCCAAGCCCAATTAAGTAAAATGAAACCGTTTGAGCCCTGCAGTCACTGTCCTGTGACTGTCAGAAAGTACATTTACCCAACCGTGTCACAGGTAACCGCGTGTTAACTCCGGGATTCAGGGTGCATACATTTAAGGctcatgtaaaaaatatatattaaatactcTTATTACCATTAAAAAGCCACTGAGGCtgtgagagagatacagtatacatagtgGGACGCCCTCACATAAATATCCATTCTGTAAGCAAGCTTTAAAGTAAAATGGTCCCTCGATGCCGCAAGCCTCGCTACTCACCAACGGGACAGTTCCCGGGGCTGCAATTCTGATTGGTCGTTCCGTGTCCTCCAGGTCTCAGCAGTCTCCACTTCTCCAGAGCAGATATTAAATCAGGTTTATCTGCTGCACAGCCTGAAGAAGACGTACAGAgcacaaagaaagaaagaaaaaaagtcaATAGGCCTCTGAAGCCACCCACAGCCCCCAACGTAAAACACAACAGTGACCAGAAAGGACTCCAGGTCTACTGGCTATCGACCTCGAATGAATGAAGGAACCTTCAACAAGTTCCTCTGACTCCGTGGGACCTCGGCCACCCATCCTATGTACTTCAAATCTCCTATTCTATGTACTTAAAGTAATATCACTACTACAGGGTGTATTTGTTTTCATTTAACACTTTGTATGCCAGGTGGGCCTTCTGTCAGATATAGGGTAAAATAACATCTCTAAGTTGACGTGTAACATTACCACATAACCCATTGGAATAGCATGTATGGAGTTCTTACGTTTCAAAAAACATAGTGCAACAAAAACAACGATGGTGTCTTTAAAATGTAAAACATTGGCCATTAACCGTTTTTCTCATGAAATCTCGGGCAATGTccagcagaaaaccaaatttccaagtgtacagtacaatagcaggAGGTTAAATTAAAGacgtgggggggatggggggaggagattttggatggattggagagGGGACAGTCGGATGAGAGGGAATGCCAAACTAGGAGGTTGAATTAGTCGAGGTGAGATATAATGAGTGAATTAAGATTTTGGTTGCTTATCCAGTGAGACAAGGGCGTCTACTAGTGATATCTCGTAGCTGGAGGTGGCAGGACAGGAAGGGATGAACGTGAGGAAGAAAGGAAGGGGATGGTTGGATGTGACCCATTGGCAGCTGGCTTGAGGTGTTGACAAGATTGTGGAGTTATTGATGTTGTGTTGACAAGATTGTGGAGTTGTTTATGTTGAGGGAGAGTTTAGGAGTAGGGGTGCTAGTGGAAAAGAGAGATTGGGAGTTCTGTTTTGGACAAGTTAATCAGTTACCAGTGGAACATCCAGGAAGAGAGCGgagagacagttggtgacagGAGAGAAGGAGGTTAATTTGTGTagcatcagcatagagatgatgcTGAAAACCAAATGAATGTATTTAGTTGACCAAGAGCAGAGGTAGAGAGTGCAGAGGACCTAGTGGGAAAGTGGGAgtggaggagacaccagagaaatAAACACTAGAAGAGCAGTTAAGTAAGTTGGATATGAACCAGCAGAAGGCTGCATGCTGGAGACCAGTAGAGTGGAGAGTGTGCAGGAGAAAGGGATGTCAAAGGTcgcagagagatccaggagaacAATTACGGAGAAGTTACCCATAGATTTAGGTTAGGCCATGGGCTACTTTTGTACTGCTGTCTAATTGGTTTGTAGAGGGCAAAAGCGAGATTGCGGAGAGTTGGAGAGATACAGTAAATCAATCGTTGGTATACAAGCGCTCGAGTAGCTTGGAGGCAACGGGAGAAGAGCGATAGGATGGCAGTTACAGAGAGGTTGGGTCAAGAGAGGGTGTGATGAAAGCATGTTTAAAGATGGGTGGGAATTTGC encodes the following:
- the LOC142488338 gene encoding uncharacterized protein LOC142488338 isoform X2, whose protein sequence is MPSRHPVSAYSDDKDTLEKLLLRAKMNGMKGWSLAALQRRMGVLQRTSLDDRKERQLIIQSLQGLKKEQRKIRAYMEQSHRDILGKLEEISQGLFPYEAPIDYSITNPPEYIAEMPYSPKEEPDFCLSIPSYDTPSFQADTPVTKERECTSPLGAQSLLVFSEEPEAMEVPTVNLPNLQSSPVCTATAMAPDIQIIMPTLQTTTARSPDIRIMPTLQTTTVRSPDNQIMMPTLKTTTAMSPDIQKTMPTLQTTTARSPDNPIMMPTLKTTTAMSPDIQIMMPTLQTTTSRSPDNPIMIPTLKTTTAISPDIQIMMPTFQPTPAMSPDFQIMMPTLPNIRSISPEIQIIMPTLTSAFLLGSRTTAETHSPSDVELYSASSNSPEAPSEKTSDSTPEFVKLMKRKKLKGPFSVKKVLKTSATLSTSSKLRESTVPVKVHKIRKGVIKAKRKKAEKKLKYPPVIQHPSIGKLPSLTNGLLTGSTKHLSPPAIPQPQTSSPTIIISHSPPPKMPKLDASYLARGHGPCLPDIEMCHINSERIEKLYVASQGSLLRFAGLVFRSLVPLPTYLQWCHMANYNGTHQKRAIPVNVKNKLLSCLGEYFFILGRVEKQQIRDGVNNQLRNPRKTNFHPGVF
- the LOC142488338 gene encoding uncharacterized protein LOC142488338 isoform X1, encoding MERGCSQEQITFEDVAVRFSEQEWNSLQDWQKELYADVMRDNYELLHSLGCAADKPDLISALEKWRLLRPGGHGTTNQNCSPGNCPVVPRIKRESGLGASLSKKLLLRAKMNGMKGWSLAALQRRMGVLQRTSLDDRKERQLIIQSLQGLKKEQRKIRAYMEQSHRDILGKLEEISQGLFPYEAPIDYSITNPPEYIAEMPYSPKEEPDFCLSIPSYDTPSFQADTPVTKERECTSPLGAQSLLVFSEEPEAMEVPTVNLPNLQSSPVCTATAMAPDIQIIMPTLQTTTARSPDIRIMPTLQTTTVRSPDNQIMMPTLKTTTAMSPDIQKTMPTLQTTTARSPDNPIMMPTLKTTTAMSPDIQIMMPTLQTTTSRSPDNPIMIPTLKTTTAISPDIQIMMPTFQPTPAMSPDFQIMMPTLPNIRSISPEIQIIMPTLTSAFLLGSRTTAETHSPSDVELYSASSNSPEAPSEKTSDSTPEFVKLMKRKKLKGPFSVKKVLKTSATLSTSSKLRESTVPVKVHKIRKGVIKAKRKKAEKKLKYPPVIQHPSIGKLPSLTNGLLTGSTKHLSPPAIPQPQTSSPTIIISHSPPPKMPKLDASYLARGHGPCLPDIEMCHINSERIEKLYVASQGSLLRFAGLVFRSLVPLPTYLQWCHMANYNGTHQKRAIPVNVKNKLLSCLGEYFFILGRVEKQQIRDGVNNQLRNPRKTNFHPGVF